A stretch of Roseibium porphyridii DNA encodes these proteins:
- the add gene encoding adenosine deaminase, with amino-acid sequence MTTEGGAIQRAEILVPTLDLHCHLRGTMHPSLAFKLAEKHNIHLPISSASCEYPFSGFEEFLSLYDQIGHVIRTADDLRDVAYQYLSHVSESGTRYVEFMISPGHSMENGISFPSQVSAISDAIDQANSECSVAGCMIVTCVRHRGPEEALEIAELATSIESRHVRGFGLTGNERLYDIDAFKGAFLVAKSSGLGLTAHVGEWLPAETVLRAVNSLELSRVGHGISIAENEDVLAELAERKIGFEVCLSSNVILGATKGYELHPARKMLDAGCSLSFSTDDPAYFRTTPKQEMTLAIQHLKLTDTEQWRAFDDSIEMAFCDEETKAYIRSHSLRQKP; translated from the coding sequence GTGACAACGGAGGGTGGTGCCATTCAAAGGGCAGAAATCTTGGTTCCGACCTTAGATTTGCATTGTCACCTCAGAGGTACAATGCATCCAAGCCTAGCCTTCAAACTCGCAGAAAAGCACAATATCCATCTGCCAATATCATCGGCCTCGTGCGAGTACCCTTTCTCTGGGTTTGAGGAATTCCTATCACTTTATGATCAGATCGGGCATGTAATCAGAACGGCAGACGACCTTAGAGATGTTGCCTATCAATATTTGTCTCATGTATCGGAAAGTGGGACTCGATATGTCGAGTTTATGATCTCGCCAGGCCATTCCATGGAAAATGGTATCTCTTTTCCTTCACAGGTTTCGGCGATTTCCGATGCTATCGATCAGGCAAATAGTGAATGTAGCGTCGCTGGATGCATGATCGTTACCTGTGTGCGACATCGTGGGCCAGAAGAAGCCTTGGAAATTGCCGAGCTAGCCACGTCAATTGAGAGCCGGCACGTTCGGGGATTTGGCCTAACAGGAAATGAGCGACTTTACGACATTGATGCGTTCAAGGGAGCTTTCCTTGTCGCCAAAAGCTCGGGCCTTGGATTGACTGCACATGTTGGTGAATGGTTGCCTGCGGAAACTGTTCTTCGGGCGGTGAACTCCTTAGAACTGAGTAGGGTCGGGCATGGTATTTCTATTGCAGAGAATGAAGATGTCCTTGCCGAACTGGCCGAGCGAAAAATTGGGTTTGAAGTCTGTCTGTCTAGTAATGTCATTCTCGGAGCAACGAAAGGCTATGAACTACATCCTGCGAGAAAGATGCTTGATGCAGGGTGTTCCTTGTCTTTTTCTACTGACGACCCGGCATATTTTCGCACTACACCAAAGCAAGAAATGACCCTTGCAATTCAGCATTTAAAACTCACCGACACTGAGCAGTGGAGAGCATTTGATGATTCAATTGAAATGGCATTCTGTGATGAAGAAACTAAAGCATACATCCGCAGCCACAGTTTGAGACAAAAACCTTAA